One Perognathus longimembris pacificus isolate PPM17 chromosome 2, ASM2315922v1, whole genome shotgun sequence DNA segment encodes these proteins:
- the LOC125345894 gene encoding taste receptor type 2 member 41-like, with the protein MQSPLTVFFMLLFVLLCFLGIVANGFIVVLLSREWLRRGRLMPWDTILLSLSGSRFCQQGVGLVNSFYFFLHLVEYSRSAGRQLVGFHLDFFNSTTFWFGTWLSVVFCLKVANVSHPAFLWLKWRLPGLVPRLLLGSVFISFIVTLLFFWGNRMVYQAFLISNFSGDLNFNDWSKGLDNHYFMPLKLTTMAIPCFLFLASILLLISSLRRHTQRMQHNAHSLQKPGAQPQSRALQSLVSFLILYALAFMSLVTDAIVFVSSESKWYWPWQSVLYLCVSIHPYILITNSPKFRGMFRQLLLWARGFWVT; encoded by the coding sequence ATGCAGTCTCCACTCACCGTCTTCTTCATGCTACTCTTTGTGCTGCTGTGTTTCCTGGGCATCGTGGCCAATGGCTTCATTGTGGTGCTGCTCAGCAGGGAGTGGCTGCGGCGTGGCAGACTGATGCCCTGGGACACCATCCTCCTTAGCTTGAGCGGCTCTCGCTTCTGCCAGCAAGGCGTGGGGCTGGTGAACAGCTTTTACTTCTTCCTCCACCTGGTTGAGTATTCCAGGAGTGCGGGCAGGCAACTCGTTGGCTTCCACTTGGATTTCTTCAATTCAACCACCTTCTGGTTTGGTACGTGGCTCAGTGTGGTGTTCTGCCTCAAGGTCGCCAACGTCTCCCACCCTGCTTTCCTCTGGTTGAAGTGGAGACTCCCAGGATTGGTGCCTCGGCTCCTGCTGGGCTCCGTCTTCATCTCCTTCATTGTAACCCTGCTGTTCTTCTGGGGCAACCGCATGGTGTATCAAGCATTTTTAATCAGCAATTTCTCTGGGGACCTGAACTTTAATGACTGGAGCAAGGGGCTGGACAATCACTATTTCATGCCTCTGAAGCTGACCACGATGGCcattccttgctttctttttctggccTCAATCTTGCTGTTGATTAGTTCTCTTAGGAGACACACCCAGAGAATGCAGCACAACGCCCACAGCCTGCAGAAGCCCGGTGCCCAGCCTCAGAGCAGAGCTCTGCAGTCCCTGGTCTCCTTCCTCATTCTGTATGCACTAGCTTTCATGTCCCTGGTCACAGATGCCATCGTCTTCGTCTCCTCAGAGAGCAAGTGGTACTGGCCGTGGCAAAGCGTACTCTACTTGTGCGTGTCTATCCATCCCTACATCCTCATCACCAACAGCCCCAAGTTTCGAGGCATGTTCAGGCAGCTACTCCTCTGGGCCAGGGGTTTCTGGGTGACCTAG